A part of Bacteroidota bacterium genomic DNA contains:
- a CDS encoding gliding motility-associated C-terminal domain-containing protein, protein MKRLFTFSILLIGFLLNAAKPAIVFKENKGQWPDKVLFGAQFATTKFYANQTGFNYCIYNGEDLLKARGHTHQNINHSERTSNEGYVRAHNYEVNFIGGSLNKVIKKGEQNDYYNYFLGKDRAKWAGMVKSYADLLFKDVYEGVDLNIYSEGRNLKYDLIVQPNADVTKVKLKYKYVDKIEIVNGEIIVKTSVGDIIEKPPVAFQNINGFKVNVRCLYKLINESTIGFVFPDGYNKDYSLTIDPTVVVCSYSGSEIHAGASGCSYDANGNIYNFGYAETGYDVTPGAFQVNFAGYWDAVLSVYNSNGSSKLFSTYIGGDSLELPLDLNIKNNEITLLIKTQSSNYPCSVSGYDTTYNGAYDLAITKLDMTGSTLIGSTYIGGSNSESVDNFSLGGVDYRCEAEMQNDNLGNVYVYTASSSANFPTTPGVISNVKKGFADAVFFKLSPNLSNLVWSTYLGGSSSESGKSVRFDGTGGFYLAGTTSSTDFPVTPGALQTTKAGLAVFSDFYITHVNSTANSIIASTYLGVQGHDILAFMDLDMNNDVYICGHTGTPSQFIPTAGTYSNANGFNTIHKINSSLSSLFFKTKFGYYVSTPFQTITPNLAYSAFKVDSCQNIYIAGSGPNSFPTTPNALQPAYGGSENDLYFAVFSPNCASLKFGSFFGGKNPGWFAIGQYGEHSDGGINHFDNRGVLYHAICNNGGIPTTTNAYSPVKSSDSTIWDNSFVKIDMGTFVNAGSSYGSTIMGCPPFTANFVSTTNTGTTYWDFGNGNTSTNTTETQTYTNLGNYNVLLVVSDTNTCNKHDSIKSLVSIINPTEFDLGDPLTKCINDKLLIQSNISAVTYSWSTGQTTPNILVTQPGTYVLTINNGGCNTSDDIEVKISEKKFSDRFPNVITPNSDGTNDCIHFINYRLEQVEFIVYDRWGREKYKTDKITETWCPDNLNDGSYYYVVNYKSECTGETKSDKGFISVFK, encoded by the coding sequence ATGAAACGGCTATTTACTTTTAGTATTCTGTTAATAGGTTTTTTACTAAATGCAGCTAAGCCTGCAATAGTATTCAAAGAAAACAAAGGACAATGGCCTGACAAGGTTTTGTTTGGCGCGCAATTTGCAACAACAAAATTTTATGCCAATCAAACAGGCTTTAACTATTGCATTTATAATGGAGAAGATTTATTAAAAGCAAGAGGTCATACACACCAAAACATTAATCATTCTGAAAGAACCAGCAATGAAGGTTATGTAAGAGCGCATAACTATGAAGTTAATTTTATTGGTGGCAGTCTGAACAAAGTAATTAAAAAAGGAGAACAAAACGATTATTATAATTACTTTTTAGGCAAAGATAGAGCGAAGTGGGCCGGCATGGTGAAATCTTATGCTGATTTATTGTTTAAAGATGTATACGAAGGAGTAGATCTAAATATTTATAGCGAAGGCAGGAATTTAAAATACGACCTTATTGTACAGCCAAATGCAGATGTTACAAAAGTTAAATTGAAATATAAGTATGTCGATAAAATTGAAATAGTAAATGGAGAAATAATCGTTAAGACATCTGTTGGTGATATTATTGAAAAACCACCTGTTGCATTTCAGAATATTAATGGATTTAAAGTCAATGTTCGTTGCTTATATAAATTAATCAATGAATCAACAATAGGATTTGTGTTTCCTGACGGATATAACAAAGATTATAGCTTAACAATAGATCCAACTGTAGTTGTTTGTTCTTACTCCGGTTCTGAAATTCATGCGGGCGCTTCCGGATGTAGCTATGATGCCAATGGTAATATTTATAACTTCGGTTACGCTGAAACCGGGTATGATGTAACACCGGGCGCTTTTCAGGTAAATTTTGCCGGATATTGGGATGCCGTATTAAGCGTTTATAACAGTAACGGCTCTTCAAAATTATTTTCAACTTATATTGGCGGCGATTCTTTAGAGTTACCATTAGATTTAAATATTAAAAACAATGAGATTACATTACTCATTAAAACCCAATCAAGTAATTATCCGTGTAGTGTATCAGGATATGATACAACCTATAATGGTGCATACGACTTAGCCATAACAAAACTTGATATGACAGGTTCAACTTTAATAGGCTCTACATATATTGGCGGCTCTAATAGCGAATCAGTAGATAATTTTTCCTTGGGTGGTGTAGATTACCGTTGCGAAGCCGAGATGCAAAATGATAATTTAGGAAATGTATATGTTTATACAGCTTCCTCGTCTGCAAACTTCCCTACAACTCCCGGAGTTATCTCTAATGTCAAAAAAGGATTCGCGGATGCAGTATTTTTTAAGCTAAGTCCCAATTTATCTAATTTGGTTTGGAGCACCTATCTGGGTGGTAGTTCCAGCGAGAGTGGTAAATCCGTTCGTTTTGATGGAACCGGTGGATTTTATTTGGCAGGCACAACTTCCAGTACTGATTTTCCGGTTACTCCGGGCGCACTGCAAACAACAAAGGCAGGCTTGGCGGTTTTTTCTGATTTTTATATTACACATGTCAATTCAACTGCCAATTCAATTATTGCGTCTACTTATTTAGGGGTTCAAGGTCATGACATCTTAGCTTTTATGGATTTAGATATGAATAATGATGTATATATCTGCGGACATACAGGTACACCTTCACAATTCATTCCAACAGCCGGAACCTATAGTAATGCGAATGGTTTTAATACCATTCATAAAATAAATTCTTCACTAAGTTCCTTATTCTTTAAAACAAAGTTTGGATATTATGTATCCACACCTTTCCAAACTATTACGCCTAATTTAGCCTATAGTGCTTTTAAAGTGGATAGTTGTCAAAATATTTACATCGCAGGTTCGGGTCCAAATTCATTTCCAACAACACCTAACGCATTGCAACCTGCTTACGGTGGAAGTGAGAACGATTTATATTTTGCAGTTTTTTCACCTAATTGTGCTTCCTTAAAATTTGGAAGTTTCTTTGGCGGTAAAAATCCGGGATGGTTCGCCATTGGTCAATACGGTGAGCATTCAGATGGTGGTATAAATCATTTCGATAACCGTGGTGTGCTTTATCACGCTATCTGTAATAATGGCGGAATTCCAACAACTACCAATGCTTATTCACCGGTGAAGAGTAGCGACTCAACCATCTGGGATAATTCCTTTGTCAAAATCGATATGGGAACTTTTGTTAATGCAGGTTCATCCTATGGTTCAACAATTATGGGTTGTCCGCCTTTTACAGCCAATTTTGTGAGTACAACCAATACGGGAACAACCTATTGGGATTTTGGCAACGGAAACACCAGTACCAATACTACGGAAACACAAACCTATACAAACCTGGGTAACTACAATGTACTTTTAGTCGTTTCCGATACTAATACTTGTAACAAACACGACAGTATTAAAAGTCTTGTAAGCATTATTAATCCAACAGAATTTGATTTGGGTGATCCACTCACGAAATGTATCAACGATAAATTACTCATTCAATCCAATATAAGCGCGGTAACTTACAGTTGGAGTACTGGACAAACCACTCCAAATATTTTAGTTACACAACCCGGTACTTATGTGCTTACTATAAATAATGGCGGATGTAATACAAGCGATGATATAGAAGTGAAAATTAGTGAGAAGAAATTTTCGGATCGTTTTCCAAATGTCATAACACCAAATAGTGATGGTACGAACGATTGCATTCATTTCATCAATTACCGTTTGGAACAAGTTGAATTTATTGTGTACGATCGCTGGGGAAGAGAAAAATACAAAACAGATAAAATCACCGAAACCTGGTGTCCGGATAATTTAAATGACGGCTCTTATTATTACGTTGTAAATTATAAATCAGAATGTACAGGAGAAACCAAAAGTGATAAAGGATTCATCAGTGTGTTTAAGTAA
- a CDS encoding ATP-dependent Clp protease adaptor ClpS: MLNNTQIQELELEEVETLTEPNKNLILYNDDVNTFEFVTESLIKICRHDSIQAEQCTYLVHFAGKCAVKTAPYIKLKPMCEALLERGLTAKIED, translated from the coding sequence ATGTTAAACAATACCCAAATACAAGAATTAGAACTTGAAGAAGTTGAAACATTAACGGAACCGAATAAGAACCTTATCTTATATAATGATGATGTTAATACGTTTGAGTTTGTAACAGAAAGTTTAATTAAAATTTGCCGTCACGATTCCATTCAGGCTGAGCAATGTACTTACTTAGTTCATTTTGCGGGTAAATGTGCCGTTAAAACTGCTCCGTACATTAAGCTTAAACCCATGTGTGAAGCTTTACTTGAACGTGGTTTAACGGCAAAAATCGAAGATTAA
- a CDS encoding M48 family metallopeptidase → MRRLLFITTAAILFNGCHKNAITGRRSLNFISNTEMNAMSFSEYDKFLAANKPLPDNNPNVILVRSVGAKIQKSVEKYYADKGLSKQLDGFAWAFNVVDDPTVNAWCMPGGKVVVYTGILPVTQDEKSLAVVMGHEIAHAIAQHGNERMSNAMMVQFGGAVLSTAMQTKPQLTHDIFMQSFGITSQLGMLSYSRSHESEADKMGVIFAAMAGYDPRAAITFWERMSQTGGEKPPQLLSTHPSDETRVNDLKGYMKDALPYYEATLKR, encoded by the coding sequence ATGAGGCGTTTATTATTTATCACTACAGCTGCCATTTTATTTAATGGCTGTCACAAAAATGCGATTACCGGTCGTCGCTCACTTAATTTTATTTCCAACACCGAAATGAACGCGATGAGCTTTTCGGAATACGATAAATTTTTAGCAGCTAACAAACCATTACCTGACAATAACCCCAATGTGATTTTGGTAAGAAGTGTCGGTGCTAAAATTCAAAAATCGGTGGAGAAATATTACGCGGATAAAGGATTAAGCAAACAATTAGATGGTTTTGCCTGGGCGTTTAATGTGGTAGATGATCCAACTGTAAACGCCTGGTGTATGCCCGGCGGTAAAGTGGTAGTATATACAGGAATTCTTCCGGTTACCCAAGATGAAAAAAGTTTAGCAGTTGTTATGGGGCATGAAATTGCGCACGCCATTGCTCAACATGGTAACGAACGTATGAGTAATGCCATGATGGTTCAATTTGGTGGCGCTGTATTATCAACTGCCATGCAAACCAAACCACAATTAACCCACGATATTTTTATGCAGTCATTTGGGATCACTTCTCAATTGGGTATGCTTTCTTACAGCAGAAGTCACGAAAGTGAAGCGGATAAAATGGGGGTTATTTTTGCGGCTATGGCAGGATATGACCCTCGGGCTGCCATTACGTTTTGGGAAAGAATGTCGCAAACAGGTGGAGAGAAGCCACCGCAGTTACTCAGTACACATCCAAGTGATGAAACCCGCGTGAATGATTTAAAAGGTTACATGAAAGACGCGCTTCCTTACTACGAAGCAACATTAAAAAGATAA